Proteins encoded within one genomic window of Pedobacter africanus:
- a CDS encoding alpha/beta hydrolase, producing the protein MLLPEVVKTEHILKSVCLKREVALEIFIPENLLGNEQLNLLLLNDGQDTGALQLQETLNRLYRNFKMEPLVVVAIKAGTERLQEYGVAGMPDFLGRGSKAGAYTDFIIKELVPFVQTEVELPINGKRAFAGFSLGGLSAFDIAWNNDNYFDAVGVFSGSFWWRKKDLKEGYTDNDRILHQSIAETIAKPELKFWLMTGTEDEQADRNRNFIIDSIDDTIDVIKELLKKGYERPHDICYYEMVGGKHEVPTWAKAMPAFLCWAFGRKITPID; encoded by the coding sequence ATGTTACTTCCGGAAGTTGTAAAAACTGAACATATTTTAAAATCTGTTTGCCTGAAAAGGGAAGTAGCGCTGGAGATCTTTATTCCGGAGAACCTGCTGGGCAATGAGCAGCTGAACCTGCTGTTGCTGAACGATGGACAGGATACAGGAGCACTTCAGCTTCAGGAAACATTGAACCGCCTTTACCGCAATTTTAAAATGGAGCCACTTGTTGTGGTTGCCATTAAAGCTGGCACTGAGCGCCTGCAGGAGTATGGCGTGGCTGGTATGCCTGATTTTTTGGGTAGGGGAAGCAAAGCTGGAGCTTATACCGATTTTATCATAAAAGAGCTTGTGCCATTTGTACAGACTGAAGTTGAATTGCCGATCAATGGCAAGCGGGCTTTTGCAGGATTTTCGCTGGGAGGGCTTAGCGCTTTTGATATTGCCTGGAACAATGACAACTATTTTGATGCGGTAGGTGTTTTTTCCGGATCTTTCTGGTGGCGGAAAAAAGACCTGAAAGAAGGTTACACCGATAATGACCGCATTTTGCACCAAAGCATAGCAGAAACAATAGCAAAGCCTGAACTGAAATTCTGGTTAATGACCGGAACGGAAGATGAGCAGGCCGACCGGAACAGGAACTTTATTATCGATTCTATTGACGATACAATTGATGTCATTAAGGAGCTCCTGAAAAAAGGCTATGAGCGACCACATGACATCTGCTATTATGAAATGGTTGGGGGCAAACATGAAGTGCCTACCTGGGCAAAGGCGATGCCTGCGTTTTTATGCTGGGCGTTTGGCCGGAAAATTACACCTATAGATTAA
- the typA gene encoding translational GTPase TypA, with protein MQKIRNIAIIAHVDHGKTTLVDKILHSCSIFRDNEQSGDLILDNNDLERERGITIVSKNVSVKYKDVKINIIDTPGHADFGGEVERVLKMADGVLLLCDAFEGAMPQTRFVTQKALSLGLKPIVVVNKVDKENCRPEEVYEQIFELFFNLEATEDQLDFPVIYGSSKQGWMSTDWKVPTTDIFALLDTVVESIPPAPVNDGTLQMQITSLDYSSFVGRIAIGRVHRGSIKENQPVTLIKRDGKIVKSRVKELYTFEGLGKIRTTEVKSGDICAVVGIEGFDIGDTIADFDAPEQLPVIKIDEPTMNMLFTINNSPFFGKEGKFVTSQRVKERLYKEMEKNLALKVVETESPDAYLVYGRGILHLSVLIETMRREGYEIQVGQPQVIVKEIDGKKCEPVETLIVDVPGEVAGKVIELVTQRKGELLIMEPKGDLQHLEFEIPSRGIIGLRNNVLTATAGEAIMAHRFKAYEPWKGTIPGRLNGVLVSMEKGNTTAYSIDKLQDRGRFFVDPGVDIYEGQILGEHIRDNDLVINVVKGKALTNMRASGSDDNTRIAPAIKFSLEEAMEYIQADEYIEVTPVSMRLRKIYLTENERKINAKKFQ; from the coding sequence ATGCAAAAAATTAGAAATATAGCAATCATAGCCCACGTTGACCACGGTAAAACTACACTGGTTGATAAGATCTTACACTCTTGTTCAATCTTCCGTGATAACGAACAATCCGGGGATTTAATACTTGATAACAACGATCTGGAACGTGAGCGTGGTATCACCATCGTTTCGAAAAACGTTTCGGTTAAATATAAGGATGTTAAAATCAATATCATTGATACTCCGGGTCACGCCGACTTTGGGGGTGAGGTAGAAAGGGTATTGAAGATGGCCGACGGTGTACTTTTACTTTGCGATGCTTTTGAAGGTGCGATGCCTCAAACCCGCTTTGTAACTCAAAAAGCACTTTCTTTAGGTTTAAAACCAATAGTCGTTGTAAACAAGGTAGATAAAGAAAACTGCCGCCCTGAAGAGGTGTACGAGCAAATTTTTGAATTGTTCTTTAACCTTGAAGCAACTGAAGACCAGCTGGACTTCCCTGTAATTTATGGTTCTTCCAAACAAGGATGGATGAGTACAGACTGGAAGGTCCCTACTACAGATATTTTTGCGTTACTGGATACTGTAGTTGAAAGCATTCCGCCTGCACCTGTTAACGATGGTACGCTGCAGATGCAGATTACCTCACTTGACTACTCTTCTTTCGTTGGCCGTATCGCTATCGGGCGTGTACATCGCGGGAGCATTAAGGAAAACCAGCCGGTTACCCTGATCAAACGTGATGGAAAGATTGTAAAATCGAGGGTAAAAGAATTGTATACCTTTGAAGGGCTTGGAAAAATTCGCACTACAGAGGTCAAATCTGGTGACATCTGCGCTGTTGTGGGTATTGAAGGATTTGATATTGGCGATACGATTGCTGATTTTGATGCTCCGGAGCAACTGCCCGTAATCAAAATTGACGAGCCGACGATGAACATGCTGTTCACCATCAATAACTCTCCTTTCTTTGGTAAGGAAGGTAAATTCGTGACTTCACAACGTGTGAAAGAACGTTTGTACAAAGAGATGGAAAAAAACCTGGCGCTGAAGGTTGTTGAGACCGAATCGCCTGATGCCTACCTGGTTTACGGAAGAGGTATCCTGCACTTGTCGGTACTGATCGAGACCATGCGTCGTGAGGGTTATGAAATCCAGGTTGGCCAGCCGCAGGTTATTGTTAAGGAAATTGACGGTAAAAAATGTGAGCCGGTTGAGACCCTGATCGTGGATGTTCCGGGTGAGGTTGCTGGTAAGGTAATTGAGCTGGTAACGCAGCGTAAAGGCGAGCTGCTGATCATGGAGCCAAAAGGCGATCTGCAGCACCTTGAGTTTGAGATTCCATCACGTGGTATCATTGGCTTAAGGAATAACGTGCTTACGGCAACAGCAGGTGAAGCCATCATGGCACACCGTTTTAAAGCCTACGAGCCATGGAAAGGAACTATTCCGGGCAGATTAAATGGTGTTCTGGTGTCTATGGAAAAAGGCAATACTACTGCCTATTCAATTGATAAATTGCAGGACCGCGGACGTTTCTTTGTTGATCCTGGAGTGGATATTTATGAAGGCCAGATCCTGGGTGAACATATACGCGATAATGACTTGGTAATCAATGTGGTTAAAGGAAAAGCGCTGACCAACATGCGTGCTTCTGGAAGTGACGACAATACCCGTATTGCACCAGCCATTAAATTCTCATTGGAAGAGGCTATGGAGTATATCCAGGCTGATGAATACATTGAGGTAACGCCGGTAAGCATGCGTTTACGCAAGATCTATTTGACAGAGAACGAACGTAAGATCAATGCGAAGAAATTTCAATAA
- a CDS encoding glycosyltransferase family 2 protein, with translation MQPKLSVITIVYNNVKDIERTMRSVLNQTYPNIEYIIIDGASTDGTKDIIYNYKSRLAQFISEPDKGIYDAMNKGLRLATGDYVLFMNSGDELYAPETVKEVFESAASADIYYGETEMFNEQWQSLGQRRHCAPEHFNWKSFKYGMSISHQAIYVKRSIAGAFNLKYKYSSDIDWIIRATKNASSIVNTHMYVAKYLVGGISKKKHLASLKERFRIFTRYYGLVPNLINHIVIAANLAVYFVRHRKTND, from the coding sequence ATGCAACCAAAATTAAGCGTCATCACCATCGTATACAATAACGTGAAAGACATAGAACGCACCATGCGTTCTGTACTGAACCAGACCTATCCGAATATAGAATACATCATTATTGATGGCGCATCAACTGACGGTACCAAAGACATCATTTATAACTATAAATCCAGGCTGGCGCAATTCATTTCCGAACCCGACAAAGGCATTTACGATGCCATGAACAAAGGTCTTCGGCTGGCAACGGGCGACTACGTCTTGTTTATGAACTCTGGCGATGAGTTGTATGCTCCTGAAACCGTGAAAGAAGTATTTGAAAGTGCTGCATCGGCCGACATCTATTACGGCGAAACCGAAATGTTCAATGAACAATGGCAAAGCCTGGGCCAAAGGCGTCACTGTGCTCCGGAACACTTCAACTGGAAAAGCTTTAAATATGGCATGAGCATTAGCCACCAGGCTATCTATGTAAAAAGGAGCATAGCCGGGGCTTTTAACCTTAAATATAAATACAGTTCAGATATCGACTGGATCATCAGGGCAACTAAAAATGCATCCAGCATTGTAAACACCCATATGTATGTAGCCAAATACCTGGTTGGTGGCATATCCAAGAAAAAACATCTGGCCAGCTTAAAAGAGCGCTTCCGCATATTTACCCGATACTATGGCTTGGTGCCCAACCTCATCAACCACATTGTGATTGCGGCCAACCTGGCAGTATATTTTGTCCGCCACCGCAAAACCAACGATTAA
- a CDS encoding glycosyltransferase family 4 protein, with protein MKVVHLNTYEGNGGAGRACLRLSEALNASGTSSKVMVYFQFSPSSKTGTFSKNPFQKAWAIFHILAERYLSKAFTKAVKTPFSLQWFGRSVIDHPEVKSADIIHLHWINHGFLSPKFLAELDELEKPVVWTFHDSNAFTGGCHVRYSCENYHKECGSCPLLRFNGKNDLSHKTWMRKKKAYSELNCHIVAPSNWMAKSVKISSLMGFREVTVIPNTIETQVFKPYVKAEAKKILKISPEKFVMMSGFMPSKNDKHKGTSYLIDALNDLATRPGIIKEKIELVIFGNKGNAELPEFPFKTTFLGNINNDEHLAKCYSAADVFIAPSLEDNLPNTVMESLACATPVVAFKTGGIPDMVKHLENGYLAEYQSAEDLATGIEWLYHDENAPDIQKEARRTILSQFSEAVIAGKHQLLYQSLLDLQPK; from the coding sequence TTGAAAGTAGTCCACTTAAATACGTACGAAGGTAACGGCGGCGCCGGACGTGCCTGCCTGCGGTTAAGTGAGGCATTGAATGCTTCGGGAACTTCATCAAAAGTGATGGTCTATTTCCAGTTCAGCCCCAGCAGCAAGACAGGTACCTTCAGTAAAAACCCATTTCAAAAAGCCTGGGCAATATTCCATATCCTGGCCGAGCGTTACCTGTCAAAAGCATTTACAAAAGCCGTAAAAACACCTTTTTCCCTGCAATGGTTTGGGCGCTCAGTTATCGATCATCCTGAAGTTAAATCAGCCGATATTATACACCTGCACTGGATCAATCATGGCTTCCTATCGCCCAAATTCCTGGCCGAACTGGATGAACTGGAAAAACCAGTTGTATGGACCTTTCATGATAGCAATGCCTTTACCGGTGGTTGCCATGTCCGCTACTCCTGCGAAAACTACCACAAAGAATGCGGTTCCTGCCCCCTACTCAGGTTCAACGGAAAAAACGATCTTTCCCATAAAACCTGGATGCGCAAAAAGAAAGCCTACTCCGAACTCAACTGCCATATCGTTGCCCCAAGCAACTGGATGGCAAAGTCAGTAAAGATAAGCAGCCTTATGGGCTTCAGGGAGGTGACTGTAATTCCCAATACCATCGAAACCCAGGTATTTAAACCCTATGTAAAAGCAGAAGCAAAAAAAATACTGAAGATCAGCCCCGAAAAATTTGTCATGATGAGCGGCTTTATGCCCTCAAAAAATGACAAGCACAAGGGCACCTCGTACCTCATTGATGCGTTAAACGACCTGGCTACAAGGCCGGGCATCATAAAAGAAAAGATAGAACTGGTCATATTTGGTAATAAAGGCAATGCTGAACTGCCGGAGTTCCCTTTCAAGACCACTTTTTTAGGCAACATCAACAACGATGAGCACCTGGCCAAGTGTTATTCCGCTGCCGATGTGTTCATCGCCCCTTCGCTGGAGGATAATCTGCCCAATACTGTCATGGAAAGCCTGGCCTGTGCAACGCCTGTAGTGGCATTTAAAACCGGCGGCATTCCCGACATGGTAAAACACCTCGAAAACGGGTATCTGGCCGAATACCAGTCGGCTGAAGACCTGGCCACCGGAATAGAATGGCTGTATCACGATGAAAATGCTCCTGATATCCAGAAAGAAGCACGTCGGACCATCTTGAGCCAATTCTCTGAAGCTGTTATTGCCGGAAAGCACCAGTTATTGTACCAGTCGCTCCTCGATCTCCAACCCAAATAA
- a CDS encoding class I SAM-dependent methyltransferase, whose product MDNLLTDRSFWVNYWERKTGLSVRIPANYLFHEQLSAIIKGQSVKTAIELGGFPGYYAVFLKKYFSLDVTLLDYFVHPPVTRGLLEANALKEEDIHIIETDLFSYVPEQQFDLVLSCGLIEHFKDTADIINRHIAFVKPGGTLFITLPNFRALNGWLQKSFDRENYDKHNIGCMDPRLLERICREAGLTVVQSRYFGHFSLWLEDEQQKPAGLRLFKKALWLVGKVFTKIFPFNSRQLSPYIILEARKP is encoded by the coding sequence ATGGATAATCTGTTAACAGACAGATCATTTTGGGTAAATTATTGGGAGCGTAAAACCGGCTTGTCGGTTAGGATTCCTGCAAACTATTTGTTCCATGAGCAATTATCTGCCATCATTAAAGGACAGTCTGTAAAAACAGCGATAGAGCTTGGCGGTTTTCCAGGTTATTATGCGGTTTTTTTGAAAAAATATTTTAGCCTGGATGTTACCCTGCTGGATTATTTTGTGCATCCTCCGGTTACCAGGGGTTTATTGGAAGCCAATGCGCTGAAAGAAGAGGATATTCATATCATTGAAACAGACCTGTTCAGTTATGTGCCGGAACAGCAGTTTGACCTGGTACTGTCTTGCGGGCTGATTGAGCATTTTAAAGATACGGCGGATATCATTAACCGACATATTGCCTTTGTAAAACCGGGCGGAACCTTATTTATTACCCTTCCCAATTTCAGGGCTTTAAACGGCTGGCTTCAAAAATCTTTTGATAGGGAAAATTACGATAAACACAACATCGGCTGCATGGATCCCCGCCTTCTGGAAAGGATTTGCAGGGAGGCGGGCCTTACCGTTGTGCAGTCGCGGTATTTCGGGCATTTTAGTTTATGGCTGGAAGATGAGCAGCAAAAGCCCGCAGGCCTGCGCCTGTTTAAAAAGGCACTGTGGCTGGTGGGTAAGGTATTTACCAAAATATTTCCCTTTAATTCAAGGCAATTGTCACCTTATATCATTCTTGAAGCTAGAAAGCCCTAA
- a CDS encoding glycosyltransferase family protein, producing the protein MQTFAPIALFVYNRPQHTARTLKFLKENELASESRLFVFSDGPKSAADEDSVAQVRELLRNISGFKSIEIIARPANMGLANSVIAGVTRLVKDYRQVIVLEDDLITSPYTLTYFNEALNKYREEDKVMHIGAYMYNLKAPDLPETFFYRAATSWGWATWDRAWQHFEPNIDILISGFDKNQKNAFSIEHNMNFWKQMLDFKNGKNNSWAIRWYASIFLRGGLTLNPSHSMVNNIGHDGSGVHSGINEIYNVIINPKPISTFPDEIKEDPKAYAAIKHFLSTRKGSLWQRLKRYVIQRLKS; encoded by the coding sequence ATGCAAACCTTCGCCCCCATTGCCTTATTCGTATATAACCGCCCGCAGCATACCGCACGGACCTTAAAGTTTTTAAAAGAGAATGAGCTGGCTTCCGAAAGCAGGTTGTTCGTTTTTTCTGATGGACCAAAATCAGCTGCCGATGAAGACAGTGTAGCACAGGTAAGGGAACTGCTCCGAAATATCAGCGGGTTCAAATCAATAGAAATCATAGCGCGGCCGGCCAATATGGGACTTGCCAATTCCGTAATCGCAGGCGTAACCCGCCTCGTTAAGGATTACCGGCAGGTCATTGTACTGGAAGACGATCTCATTACTTCTCCTTATACCTTAACCTATTTTAACGAAGCCCTGAATAAGTACCGCGAAGAAGACAAAGTGATGCATATCGGGGCATATATGTATAACCTGAAAGCCCCGGACTTGCCTGAAACTTTTTTTTACCGTGCAGCAACCAGCTGGGGATGGGCCACATGGGATAGGGCCTGGCAGCACTTTGAGCCCAATATAGATATACTTATATCGGGATTTGACAAAAATCAAAAAAATGCTTTCTCCATAGAGCACAACATGAATTTCTGGAAACAAATGCTCGATTTTAAAAATGGGAAGAACAATTCCTGGGCAATCCGCTGGTATGCTTCTATTTTTTTAAGGGGCGGCCTCACCCTAAATCCCTCCCATTCAATGGTCAATAACATTGGTCACGACGGCAGTGGTGTCCATTCCGGGATCAATGAAATTTACAACGTAATCATCAATCCAAAACCAATCTCCACGTTCCCAGATGAGATCAAAGAAGATCCAAAAGCGTATGCAGCCATAAAACACTTCCTCTCCACCAGGAAAGGTTCCCTTTGGCAAAGATTAAAACGATACGTCATTCAGCGTTTAAAAAGCTAA
- a CDS encoding class I SAM-dependent methyltransferase codes for MTKITDTVVRAYDNFYKESDTEWRLLGARAKAQNLIEVCKNRTFQKVLEVGAGDGSVLHFLDQWNFGQQLYALEIASSGVELIRNRNLDKLVEAQAFDGYNIPYPDDTFDLVILTHVLEHVEHERLLLRELKRVARFIAIEVPLDYRFGVDQRMKHFLDYGHINMYSPTLLRFLLQSEGLEILSDKVSLTNPEATKFNEFVNRKRNKSVVKVLKIDLEYRLKKLLSSLLGKKKKEQFGNAYTILTKKSANKLQIF; via the coding sequence ATGACTAAAATTACCGATACCGTAGTCCGGGCATACGACAACTTCTATAAAGAAAGCGATACAGAATGGCGCCTGCTTGGCGCCAGGGCCAAAGCGCAAAACCTCATTGAGGTTTGTAAAAACAGAACTTTCCAAAAGGTTTTGGAGGTTGGAGCCGGAGACGGTAGTGTGCTCCATTTTTTAGACCAGTGGAACTTTGGCCAGCAGTTGTATGCTTTGGAAATTGCTTCCAGTGGTGTAGAACTGATCAGAAACAGGAACCTGGATAAACTCGTGGAAGCACAGGCTTTTGACGGATATAACATTCCTTATCCCGATGATACATTTGACCTGGTTATTCTGACGCATGTGCTGGAGCATGTAGAGCATGAACGGCTGCTGCTGAGAGAACTCAAACGCGTAGCCCGGTTTATCGCCATAGAAGTCCCGCTCGACTATCGCTTTGGGGTTGACCAGCGGATGAAACATTTTCTGGACTACGGCCACATCAACATGTACAGCCCAACCCTCCTTCGCTTCCTGCTGCAAAGCGAAGGGCTCGAAATTTTATCGGACAAAGTTTCATTAACCAATCCCGAAGCCACTAAATTCAATGAATTTGTGAACAGAAAACGAAACAAATCTGTTGTTAAGGTACTGAAAATAGATCTGGAGTACAGACTAAAAAAACTGCTCAGCAGCCTGTTGGGGAAAAAGAAAAAAGAGCAGTTTGGCAATGCCTATACCATTTTAACAAAAAAATCAGCAAACAAACTGCAGATATTCTGA